Proteins from a genomic interval of Nematostella vectensis chromosome 5, jaNemVect1.1, whole genome shotgun sequence:
- the LOC125563170 gene encoding uncharacterized protein LOC125563170, translated as MLFTCFIDFRKAFDSIPRDKLFAKIQQAGISGNFYEVLRSMYSNDISCGKIGDSISESFRCMVGVKQGCMLSPTLFNLFLSDLPDTLAKSSSAHILGNTKLNCLLYADDLVLFSETSSGLQDLLNRLSIYSEENSLKVNTSKTKVMIFNNIGKVMNNYQFLLNREQLENVKSYKYLGLVFSAVGNFNLAKEELKKTALKALFKLRKDLGIHFRSDINLTLKLFDALIKPILLYGSEVWGADNKSCVDDRDPLESVHLKFCKMLLGTGKTAVNNACRGELGRYPLCINATYRNIKYWINLRSKEEALSKVVYTECVNNPHVSYWTHKTKEIIFKAGFGFMWLYQNETDPTLFLDIFSKRLNDMYFQKWHGEIFNDQRKNSNEMNKLRTYRTFKDKYELENYLVAIPNVKHRVALTKLRISNHQLQIEKGRHTRPYTKEKDRICPTCKNDVENEFHFLVQCQTYKELRNSVIQNLQRNQITQKRLFNLLINPPTQLAGIAARYISECFKLRETLIGEKREEKKKKENTM; from the exons atgctTTTCACTTGCTTCATAGACTTCCGAAAGGCCTTTGACAGCATTCCTAGAGATAAACTATTTGCGAAAATACAACAAGCTGGTATTTCTGGAAACTTTTACGAAGTTCTAAGATCAATGTACTCCAATGATATATCGTGTGGGAAGATAGGGGATTCAATTAGTGAAAGTTTTAGATGCATGGTTGGGGTAAAACAAGGATGCATGTTGAGTCCAACTCTTTTTAATCTGTTCCTTAGCGATTTACCTGATACCTTAGCGAAATCTTCAAGTGCCCACATCTTAGGCAACACAAAATTAAATTGTCTTCTGTATGCAGACGACTTAGTACTTTTCTCGGAAACAAGTAGTGGTCTGCAAGACCTTTTAAATAGACTTTCTATCTACTCAGAAGAAAATAGTCTAAAAGTCAATACTTCAAAAACTAAGgtgatgatttttaataacATAGGCAAAGTAATGAATAACTATCAATTCCTTTTGAACAGGGAACAATTGGAAAATGTCAAATCTTATAAGTACCTAGGGCTAGTATTCAGCGCGGTAGGAAACTTTAACTTAGCAAAAGAGGAGCTTAAAAAAACCGCACTCAAAGCTTTATTTAAGTTAAGGAAAGATCTCGGTATTCACTTCAGATCAGACATTAATCTTACATTAAAACTGTTTGATGCACTGATCAAACCAATTTTATTGTATGGCAGCGAGGTATGGGGTGCCGATAATAAAAGCTGTGTTGATGATAGAGATCCGCTTGAATCAGTACATCTTAAATTCTGTAAAATGTTACTAGGAACTGGAAAAACGGCTGTGAACAATGCGTGCAGAGGGGAACTAGGCAGATATCCTCTTTGTATAAATGCAACATATAGGAACATAAAATACTGGATCAACCTTCGGTCAAAAGAAGAGGCCCTCTCAAAAGTAGTTTATACAGAGTGTGTAAATAACCCTCACGTGTCCTACTGGAcccacaaaacaaaagaaataattttcaaagCGGGTTTTGGGTTTATGTGGCTCTATCAAAATGAAACCGACCCTACATTGTTCCTTGATATTTTCTCTAAACGACTTAATGATATGTATTTTCAGAAATGGCATGGGGAAATTTTCAATGACCAAAGGAAAAACAGTAACGAAATGAACAAACTAAGAACTTATAGAACTTTTAAAGACAAATATGAATTAGAGAATTACCTTGTAGCCATCCCTAATGTGAAACATAGAGTTGCGCTAACAAAACTAAGAATAAGTAATCACCAATTGCAAATTGAGAAAGGCAGACACACGAGGCCTTACACAAAGGAAAAAGATCGGATTTGCCCAACATGCAAAAATGACGTGGAAAATGAATTTCACTTTCTAGTACAATGCCAAACATACAAAGAGCTACGAAACTCAGTTATCCAAAATTTGCAGCGCAATCAAATTACACAAAAACGCCTTTTCAATTTACTAATAAATCCGCCAACTCAATTAGCAGGGATAGCTGCAAGGTACATTTCCGAATGTTTCAAGCTAAGGGAAACGCTAAT aggggaaaaaagggaagaaaaaaagaaaaaagaaaatacaatgtaA
- the LOC125563144 gene encoding uncharacterized protein LOC125563144, producing MGLPKDYQIDIPNNRNSQDSKVIDSRGRNLIETCTALNMRILNGRVVGDLEGKKTCFRYNGSSVVDYIIVNNESLDIVDYFIVNPLEPHLTDHCSLSCSLNLKFTFKQKDNSENVQLSELKRLRWNNEISSESKLLFESEEVQTNLNAALNNNCVDTSVDLFTETLLSACENAGLRYQNNDIKESSVNKMWFDKECKNEKENLRSLGKLLSKQPDQRELGAVLKEKKKSFKKLCRRKKYTHYNNIVNSIDFRNSKNTWKQINRIFNSNTHKQSHQIRPEEAAVFHQHFEQLNATIESQNTMEEVEKTRGNTHLAGVMV from the exons ATGGGTCTACCAAAAGATTACCAAATTGATATTCCAAATAATAGAAATTCACAAGACTCTAAGGTGATTGACAGCCGAGGAAGAAATTTAATAGAAACGTGCACTGCACTCAATATGCGAATTTTGAACGGCAGAGTAGTAGGTGACCTTGAAGGTAAGAAAACCTGCTTTCGATACAACGGAAGCAGCGTTGTTGATTACATAATTGTAAATAATGAAAGTTTAGACATTGTTGATTATTTCATTGTGAATCCGCTTGAGCCACACCTGACTGATCACTGTTCGCTTTCATGCAGTCTAAACCTGAAATTTACATTTAAACAAAAGGATAATTCAGAAAACGTACAACTAAGTGAGCTCAAAAGATTGCGCTGGAATAACGAGATCAGTAGCGAGTCAAAGCTATTGTTCGAGTCCGAAGAAGTGCAAACAAATTtaaatgcggctttaaataataattgcgTAGACACATCAGTAGATCTTTTTACAGAAACGCTCTTATCCGCATGCGAAAACGCAGGACTGCGCTACCAAAACAATGACATTAAAGAGAGCAGCGTTAACAAAATGTGGTTCGACAAGGAatgtaaaaatgaaaaagaaaatttacgCTCACTAGGCAAATTACTTTCAAAGCAGCCTGACCAACGCGAGCTAGGAGCCGTCttgaaggaaaaaaagaagtcTTTTAAAAAACTCTGTAGGCGGAAAAAGTATAcgcattataataatatagtaAACAGTATCGATTTCAGAAACTCTAAAAACACTTGGAAACAAATAAATAGGATTTTCAACAGCAATACACATAAACAATCACATCAAATTAGACCCGAAGAAGCTGCTGTTTTTCATCAGCACTTCGAACAATTAAACGCGACAATAGAATCACAAAATACAATGGAAGAAGTAGAAAAAACGCG GGGGAATACCCATCTAGCTGGAGTTATGGTCTGA
- the LOC116613858 gene encoding melatonin receptor type 1B-B, whose amino-acid sequence MNISTGGTALPINVELLKTVFVSEACLITCANLLALVVFLRKSFRVKKSTYFLLSMTVADFQVGLTFLINCLGLASRFAFTWSNFASFVSLFSLVFIALERTYAVFLPFSHRSSQTRSYLICIALLWALSFAIYFLPSHLLPPFAESSLLFFRWSIVSGASLCLAVITICYISIWIKMRFGKRFDDEQASRNNAKLAKTLCIVTFTTVGCFLPIVVMLSCNCYHPIYFPIMDFFIFSNSFWNVLLYTIRIPEFRKELRDIVKLCASCNTCAHPRCCRQNRAHNQLYARTGANQVPTVICYSNEIATNAESEIAMSSNQPRKLTHEKLRVKSDGKNSNEQSNIDNDRKLSRNQLNAESSGQMSREESNNGGKLSKEMPYVKSYGKVSREQPNIESDGKNSSDNLKTESARKMSRDQIGVVNDEKSREQQNVESDGKMSQGSHMLKVTE is encoded by the coding sequence ATGAACATTTCAACTGGTGGAACAGCTTTGCCAATAAACGTAGAATTGCTTAAGACCGTCTTTGTCAGCGAGGCATGTTTGATAACATGTGCCAATCTTCTGGCCCTGGTTGTGTTTCTCCGAAAGTCTTTCCGAGTCAAGAAATCCACCTATTTTCTGCTGAGTATGACTGTTGCGGACTTTCAGGTTGGCCTAACATTTCTCATAAATTGTTTGGGTCTGGCCAGCAGGTTTGCATTCACATGGTCCAATTTTGCATCGTTTGTATCCCTTTTCTCGTTAGTTTTTATTGCCTTAGAGAGAACATATGCCGTTTTCCTTCCTTTCAGTCATCGCTCGTCCCAAACCAGAAGTTACCTGATATGCATTGCCTTGCTGTGGGCACTTTCATTTGCGATCTACTTTCTGCCTTCTCACCTTCTTCCACCATTTGCTGAGAGCTCCCTCCTGTTCTTCAGATGGTCGATAGTATCAGGGGCTTCCCTTTGCCTTGCTGTTATAACTATCTGCTATATTTCCATCTGGATCAAGATGAGATTCGGGAAAAGATTCGATGACGAGCAAGCCTCCAGGAACAATGCTAAGCTTGCCAAAACATTGTGCATTGTGACCTTCACCACTGTCGGGTGTTTTCTTCCTATTGTGGTCATGCTCTCATGCAATTGCTATCATCCTATTTATTTTCCGATTATggattttttcattttcagtaATTCATTCTGGAATGTATTACTGTATACAATTCGCATACCAGAATTCAGAAAAGAGTTGCGTGACATCGTTAAACTTTGTGCATCTTGCAACACGTGTGCACACCCAAGATGTTGCCGGCAAAACCGAGCACATAATCAACTGTATGCAAGAACAGGAGCTAATCAGGTCCCAACTGTTATATGTTATTCCAACGAAATAGCAACCAATGCCGAAAGTGAGATAGCTATGTCTTCCAACCAGCCCAGGAAGTTAACACACGAAAAGCTCAGAGTTAAAAGTGACGGAAAGAATTCAAACGAGCAGTCCAATATTGATAATGACAGGAAGTTGTCACGCAACCAGCTCAATGCTGAAAGTTCCGGACAGATGTCACGCGAGGAGTCAAATAATGGTGGAAAGCTTTCGAAAGAAATGCCTTATGTTAAAAGTTACGGAAAGGTATCACGGGAACAGCCCAATATTGAAAGTGACGGAAAGAACTCATCCGACAACCTCAAGACTGAAAGTGCCAGGAAGATGTCACGTGACCAGATCGGCGTTGTAAATGACGAAAAGTCACGTGAACAGCAAAACGTCGAAAGTGACGGCAAAATGTCACAAGGCAGCCATATGTTGAAAGTGACGGAATAA
- the LOC5505999 gene encoding snurportin-1, translating into MADELVNVFAGSFAVSSDANDTAAPHPRIGDYKVKPHNVPDQHVRRERKLEQQKKKRMDFVNYSRKLVDGCLDEDDLQELGHEEMDTISAEDKKSRRKKFNPYAYQLMLSEWLVDVPDDLTQEWLMVQCPFGKRNLIIAVNGATSAYTKSGFRVNRFTSLLPGGSPQTLKPNEYSILDCIFCEITSTFYILDIMCWRGHPVFDTETEFRFYWLKTKLQELSALGQATASNPYKFISLEYCPCTAEAISHAVSTPTPFQVDGLLFFHKRTHYSQGRTPLVGWLKPYMLPEILGIPVSPEIIASAPSVNKLTLLKANKDLEDTTDDKTLEEREHAALLKSEKNALMKMETEGKKDRKSKGFKQVEQNGNGIMEGGLEMEIDQSSGRRRKNRRKKKLGDMEVEVPDEAPGEEKIADMA; encoded by the exons atggcggacgagcTGGTTAATGTTTTTGCTGGTTCTTTCGCCGTCTCGTCAGACGCCAACGACACTGCGGCGCCTCATCCACG CATTGGCGATTACAAAGTCAAGCCCCACAATGTCCCAGATCAGCATGTCAGGAGGGAACGCAAGTTGGAACAGCAAAAGAA aaaaagaatGGACTTTGTTAATTATTCCCGAAAGCTGGTAGATGGATGCCTTGATGAGGATGACTTGCAGGAACTTGGACATGAG GAAATGGATACTATATCAGCTGAGGACAAGAAatcaagaagaaaaaagttCAACCCCTATGCTTACCAG CTCATGCTATCAGAGTGGCTAGTGGATGTACCCGATGACCTAACACAAGAATGGCTAATGGTCCAATGTCCTTTTGGCAAAAGAAATCTCATTATTGCTGTAAAT GGAGCAACTTCAGCATACACAAAGAGTGGATTCCGTGTCAACAGATTCACATCGTTGTTGCCGGGTGGGAGTCCACAGACATTAAAACCAAATG AATACAGTATTCTAGACTGTATCTTCTGTGAGATCACCAGTACTTTCTATATATTGGATATCATGTGCTGGCGTGGACACCCTGTATTTGACACAGAG ACTGAGTTTCGGTTTTACTGGCTCAAGACCAAACTCCAGGAGTTGTCTGCTCTCGGCCAAGCAACTGCATCTAATCCG tacAAGTTTATCTCCTTGGAATACTGTCCTTGCACAGCGGAAGCCATTTCACATGCAGTTTCCACTCCGACTCCATTCCAG GTTGATGGACTGCTGTTCTTCCATAAGCGCACGCATTACTCACAGGGGCGTACACCGCTGGTCGGCTGGCTCAAGCCCTACATGCTCCCCGAAATTCTTGGAATACCTGTGTCCCCAGAAATCATAGCGAGCGCGCCATCAGTAAATAAGCTCACCTTactcaaagcaaacaaagaCTTGGAAGATACTACGGACGATAAGACTTTGGAGGAGAGGGAACATGCGGCGCTCTTAAAAAGCGAAAAGAACGCTCTTATGAAAATGGAAACGGAAGGAAAAAAGGATCGGAAAAGTAAGGGATTTAAACAAGTTGAACAAAACGGGAATGGGATCATGGAGGGAGGACTTGAAATGGAGATTGATCAGAGTAGTGGACGTAGACGAAAAAATCGAAGGAAAAAGAAATTAGGAGATATGGAAGTAGAGGTTCCCGATGAAGCTCCAGGAGAGGAGAAGATTGCCGACATGGCGTAA